One stretch of Schlesneria sp. DSM 10557 DNA includes these proteins:
- a CDS encoding PhoH family protein, with protein sequence MSEGRVQFRNYEDVRTLFGLRDKNLRRLRDVLHLDVVLRGDELHLHGEQAQVDLGKEIVSELRSIIEQKGLLDDDEFDRALHRGQFPVSSNPDELIDVFHKARKIRPLGTGQRDYIRAIREHDLVICEGPAGSGKSYLAVAMAVNALRLEQVRKIVLVRPAVEAGEKLGFLPGDMLAKVNPYLRPLLDALGDILDFEQVQRYLDKEVIEIIPLAYMRGRTLNNTFMILDEAQNTTVTQMKMFLTRMGHHSKIVVTGDGTQTDLPDRVESGLNDAIRRLRNIPGIATVSLSGSDIVRHPLVRKIVQAYDVRRDGPPDGRWENSWHQAGETENVNPGTGDVEEVPLSELSSTSDTVSESGVTDASKPSALPNSDTD encoded by the coding sequence ATGTCTGAAGGACGAGTTCAGTTTCGCAACTATGAAGATGTTCGCACCCTTTTCGGGCTTCGCGATAAGAACCTTCGTCGTTTGCGAGATGTTCTGCATCTTGACGTCGTTCTCCGCGGTGACGAGCTTCATCTTCACGGCGAGCAGGCTCAAGTCGATCTCGGGAAGGAAATTGTTTCTGAACTGCGATCGATCATCGAACAGAAAGGCCTGCTGGACGACGATGAATTCGATCGAGCCTTGCACCGAGGCCAGTTCCCGGTCAGTTCGAATCCTGATGAATTGATTGATGTATTTCACAAAGCCCGGAAAATCCGCCCGCTGGGGACCGGACAGCGTGACTATATCCGAGCCATTCGTGAGCATGACCTGGTGATCTGCGAAGGTCCAGCGGGATCAGGTAAGTCGTATCTTGCCGTAGCGATGGCAGTTAACGCACTGCGGCTCGAACAGGTACGAAAGATCGTGCTCGTGCGGCCTGCGGTCGAAGCGGGTGAAAAGCTGGGCTTCCTGCCCGGGGATATGCTGGCCAAAGTGAATCCCTATCTGCGTCCGTTGCTCGACGCACTGGGTGACATTCTGGACTTTGAACAGGTCCAGCGTTACCTCGATAAAGAAGTGATCGAGATTATCCCGCTGGCCTACATGCGTGGGCGAACGCTGAATAACACGTTCATGATTCTCGACGAGGCTCAGAATACGACCGTTACCCAGATGAAGATGTTCCTGACCCGAATGGGACATCATTCAAAGATCGTCGTTACGGGTGACGGAACGCAAACCGACCTTCCGGACCGTGTCGAAAGTGGCCTTAATGACGCCATTCGCCGGTTGAGAAATATTCCGGGAATTGCCACTGTGTCACTCTCCGGTTCGGATATTGTCCGACATCCGCTCGTTCGTAAGATCGTCCAGGCGTACGATGTACGTCGAGACGGCCCTCCAGACGGCAGGTGGGAGAATTCCTGGCACCAAGCTGGCGAAACGGAAAATGTGAACCCGGGCACGGGCGATGTCGAGGAAGTTCCGCTCAGTGAACTGTCGTCAACGTCCGATACCGTGTCCGAATCTGGTGTCACTGACGCGTCGAAACCATCCGCACTACCAAACTCAGACACCGACTGA
- a CDS encoding HD family phosphohydrolase: MSFFFSRRVRPGRLSVHKVGTSWSGRLTERLSQTDVALRLAICFVVLAGLVIALQSWQAPFPHRLGDDVPNGMLARVDFTRVNQDKTELARIDRINREPPVFRKIPAGVERLENLGTDLRRHLLEVVEVSRFEELSAECRAAFGWIASGPTPLDPRTTAFEEEWKSLRSALGPANLAERPINELYGEFSQFVAPLLQVGIVDLAELSRPRQKIRLDDEISILSDSTEDPPKRFASDVVLDELLKATGSLGSQWKSFPLLTPLQPILEKWLRNRIISSLEFDLATTNQRITLANLSTPPVKDTYKRGTLLVPPGSKITEEYLDVLHAQYDELESRVGIGERIVRMVTVLLLLIVLSGLIGCYLVRNERRLATNVSRLAVYLFAVTLSVVLSRLLSFDHWRAEVVPLLCTVMVLAIAYNQVLAALTGFAMSLVVTLSIGGDVSGFVVLMSAIAASVVPLNQVSNRMKLVKVGFGAALTYLFITLGTGIIETQQLGQLWADADHRFLLNGLRGAGWCFLSGFLVSGSLPFVENLFGVVTDISLLELSDVSHPLLQELIQRAPGTYSHSNGVATIAETAADAIGANGLLCRVGAYYHDIGKMMKPHYFVENMTAGQTSRHESLNPAMSALVIIGHVKDGVELAHQHNLPEPLIDFIEQHHGTTLVEYFFHAATKQAEMQPDHRYDVQESAYRYPGPRPQSREAAVLMIADAVEGASRTLAEPTPKRLETLVHEIAMKRLLDGQFDESSLTLSELAVIEDSLTKSLIGIHHGRIKYPEQKTA; the protein is encoded by the coding sequence ATGAGCTTTTTCTTCTCTCGTCGAGTACGTCCGGGCCGACTGTCCGTTCACAAGGTGGGCACGTCCTGGTCCGGCCGTCTAACAGAACGACTGAGCCAAACCGATGTCGCATTGCGTCTCGCAATTTGCTTCGTCGTTTTGGCAGGTCTGGTCATTGCGTTGCAAAGTTGGCAGGCTCCGTTCCCTCATCGTCTGGGTGACGATGTTCCGAACGGGATGCTGGCTCGCGTCGATTTCACCCGCGTCAATCAGGACAAGACAGAGCTTGCCCGAATCGACCGCATCAATCGCGAACCCCCCGTCTTCCGGAAGATTCCGGCCGGGGTTGAGCGGCTTGAGAACCTGGGGACCGATCTCAGGCGTCATCTGCTGGAAGTTGTCGAAGTGAGTCGCTTCGAAGAACTTTCGGCCGAGTGTCGCGCGGCGTTCGGCTGGATTGCGAGTGGGCCAACTCCGCTCGATCCCCGCACGACCGCCTTCGAAGAAGAGTGGAAATCCCTTCGATCAGCGCTTGGTCCAGCGAATCTGGCAGAGCGACCGATCAACGAACTGTATGGCGAATTCTCACAATTCGTGGCTCCGCTGCTGCAGGTCGGGATTGTCGACCTGGCAGAGCTGTCACGGCCACGTCAGAAAATTCGCCTCGACGACGAAATCAGCATTCTCAGTGACTCGACCGAAGACCCACCCAAGCGGTTTGCGTCGGACGTCGTTCTCGACGAACTTCTCAAGGCAACAGGCAGCCTTGGGAGCCAGTGGAAGTCGTTTCCACTTTTGACTCCCCTGCAGCCGATCCTCGAGAAGTGGCTTCGCAATCGCATCATTTCTTCACTCGAGTTTGATCTGGCGACGACGAACCAGCGAATCACTCTGGCGAACCTGTCGACGCCGCCCGTGAAAGATACGTACAAGCGAGGGACGCTGCTGGTTCCACCGGGCAGCAAGATTACCGAGGAATACCTGGACGTCCTGCATGCCCAGTACGACGAGCTTGAAAGCCGCGTGGGCATCGGCGAACGCATCGTGCGGATGGTCACAGTTCTTTTACTGTTGATCGTCCTGAGCGGATTGATTGGCTGCTACCTGGTGAGGAACGAGCGAAGGCTGGCGACGAATGTCAGTCGACTGGCCGTCTATCTGTTCGCGGTCACGCTGTCAGTCGTGTTGAGTCGGTTGCTGTCGTTCGATCACTGGCGAGCGGAAGTTGTGCCACTGCTCTGCACTGTGATGGTGCTGGCGATCGCCTATAACCAGGTTCTGGCGGCACTCACCGGCTTCGCCATGTCACTCGTCGTGACGCTTTCCATCGGGGGGGACGTGAGCGGGTTTGTGGTCCTGATGAGCGCGATTGCTGCTTCGGTGGTACCACTCAATCAGGTGTCCAACCGCATGAAGCTGGTCAAAGTGGGATTCGGCGCGGCACTGACGTACCTGTTCATCACACTCGGTACGGGGATCATCGAAACGCAGCAGTTGGGACAATTGTGGGCAGACGCCGATCACCGCTTTCTCTTGAATGGACTGCGGGGAGCCGGCTGGTGTTTTCTGTCTGGATTCCTGGTTTCCGGTAGTCTGCCATTCGTCGAAAATCTGTTCGGTGTGGTCACGGATATCAGTCTGCTGGAACTGAGCGATGTCTCGCATCCGTTGCTGCAGGAACTGATTCAGCGGGCGCCGGGGACTTACAGTCACTCCAACGGGGTTGCCACGATTGCCGAGACGGCTGCGGACGCTATCGGGGCCAACGGCTTGTTGTGTCGTGTGGGGGCGTACTATCACGACATCGGGAAGATGATGAAGCCCCATTACTTTGTGGAGAATATGACTGCTGGCCAAACCAGCCGCCATGAATCGCTGAATCCGGCGATGAGTGCCCTGGTGATTATTGGTCACGTCAAAGACGGGGTTGAACTGGCCCACCAGCATAACCTTCCCGAACCGCTGATCGATTTTATCGAGCAGCATCATGGGACCACGCTGGTCGAGTACTTCTTTCACGCTGCGACAAAGCAGGCGGAAATGCAGCCTGACCATCGCTACGACGTGCAGGAATCGGCGTACCGATATCCAGGCCCTCGGCCGCAGTCTCGGGAAGCGGCCGTATTGATGATCGCCGACGCTGTGGAAGGGGCAAGCCGGACGCTGGCCGAGCCAACGCCAAAGCGACTCGAGACGCTCGTCCACGAAATCGCGATGAAGCGGCTGCTGGATGGTCAGTTTGATGAAAGCTCGTTAACACTGAGCGAACTGGCTGTCATCGAGGATTCGCTCACGAAGTCGCTGATCGGCATCCACCACGGTCGTATCAAATACCCCGAGCAGAAAACCGCTTGA
- a CDS encoding aldo/keto reductase has protein sequence MELRQIGRTEILVTPLAMGCWPIAGVTSVGVTDEQSLATLQAAVDGGLNFFDTAYCYGYDGESEKLIRRALGHRRDELVIATKGGIHYENRVQVKDARPATLERECEESLQRLGTDYIDLYYLHAPDPNTPVEESAGALKGLLQSGKVRSIGVSNFSLQQLIAFQAVCPLAAYQPHYNMLQREIEESQLPWCIENHVSAIVYWPLMKGLLAGKLPRDHQFDPKDGRPKYPMFSGDEWNKNQDFLDRLRPIAEECQSTVAQLVLNWTIQRPGITVALCGAKRPDQIRDNAAALTWTLTAEQISRIDQAIQDRGAAASRAAV, from the coding sequence ATGGAACTTCGTCAAATCGGCCGCACTGAGATCCTGGTTACTCCACTGGCGATGGGGTGCTGGCCGATTGCCGGAGTGACCAGCGTCGGAGTGACTGACGAGCAAAGCCTTGCCACGCTTCAGGCCGCCGTTGATGGCGGCCTGAATTTCTTTGATACCGCCTACTGCTATGGCTACGACGGAGAAAGCGAAAAGCTGATCCGACGTGCATTGGGGCATCGCCGAGACGAACTCGTGATCGCGACCAAGGGAGGTATCCACTATGAGAATCGTGTCCAGGTCAAAGATGCCCGGCCCGCCACCTTGGAGCGCGAATGTGAGGAAAGCCTGCAAAGGCTGGGAACCGATTACATCGACCTGTACTACCTGCACGCGCCTGACCCCAATACACCAGTGGAGGAGTCCGCGGGCGCGCTAAAGGGGCTGCTGCAATCGGGAAAAGTCCGCAGCATTGGCGTTTCCAACTTTTCCCTTCAGCAATTAATCGCCTTTCAGGCGGTCTGCCCCCTCGCTGCTTACCAGCCACACTACAACATGCTGCAGCGGGAAATTGAGGAATCCCAGCTACCGTGGTGTATTGAGAATCATGTCTCTGCCATCGTGTATTGGCCCCTCATGAAGGGCCTGCTGGCCGGAAAGCTTCCCCGGGACCATCAGTTCGATCCGAAAGATGGTCGGCCCAAGTACCCGATGTTCTCGGGAGACGAGTGGAACAAGAACCAGGACTTTCTCGATCGGTTGAGACCGATCGCGGAGGAGTGTCAGTCGACTGTCGCCCAGCTGGTCCTTAACTGGACGATTCAGCGTCCCGGGATCACCGTGGCACTGTGTGGTGCCAAGCGTCCGGACCAGATCCGCGATAACGCGGCGGCTCTGACATGGACGCTGACCGCCGAACAGATTTCCCGCATCGATCAGGCCATTCAAGATCGCGGCGCCGCCGCATCTCGAGCTGCCGTCTGA
- a CDS encoding DUF4340 domain-containing protein, with product MNETVRTSLFVAGAVLSLIAAQVTSRGVTKPPAEFSQVGTPFYPDFVDADAAKSLQVVNYNPETASLRIFGVEQGSDGVWRIPSRNNYPVDGKERLGKTATSIIGIKKEALAGPRKSQHIEFGVLDPLSESVSDYQGVGNRVTLKDGKDGKVLADLIIGKEVKGRSGFFYVRNPSEDQTYIAKVSIDVSTKFADWIEPDLLKLDGSKLRYINIEKHSVEFGQDGGGSLAGKESNRLTRTSATDKWKLDGLDDAAEEVNEDEVRKLVQALDDLKIVGVRPKNEKLKKRLQDDQGLALDDRTRREMEEIGFFFVRMPDRKGMAMISQEGDLAAVTEQGVAYELHFGSVFSGTEEEVEAGFINKGEEKSDADGKEAENKEKKDEADAKTDARKIKSRYLFAQAQFDPSALGPKPEAPEKPAAPAEPAAANEETPADAAAAENVGEKPDPKKVHEEALAKYDIDLKKYEADLKSYEEKVKTGEKLVKDLNRRFADWYYVISGDSFENLRQGRKTLVKPKSTPENAAGQSSPAGNVDPQDAPDSQDASAN from the coding sequence ATGAACGAAACCGTGCGTACATCTCTATTTGTCGCAGGTGCGGTGCTCTCATTGATCGCCGCCCAGGTCACCAGCCGGGGTGTTACCAAGCCCCCTGCCGAGTTCAGTCAGGTCGGCACGCCGTTCTACCCTGACTTTGTGGATGCCGACGCAGCCAAGTCGCTGCAGGTCGTGAACTACAATCCGGAAACGGCCAGCCTCCGAATCTTCGGCGTCGAGCAGGGCTCTGACGGTGTCTGGCGAATCCCGTCCCGCAATAACTACCCCGTCGACGGAAAAGAACGGCTTGGCAAGACGGCCACCTCGATCATCGGAATCAAGAAAGAGGCCCTGGCCGGTCCGCGAAAGAGCCAGCATATCGAGTTTGGCGTGCTGGATCCCCTCAGCGAATCCGTCAGCGACTATCAGGGTGTCGGCAACCGCGTCACACTGAAAGATGGAAAAGACGGCAAAGTATTGGCCGATCTGATTATCGGTAAGGAAGTCAAAGGTCGAAGCGGCTTCTTCTATGTCCGCAATCCCTCGGAAGATCAGACCTACATCGCGAAGGTCAGTATCGACGTTTCAACAAAGTTTGCAGACTGGATCGAACCAGACCTGCTGAAGCTGGATGGTTCCAAGCTGCGATACATCAACATCGAAAAGCACAGTGTCGAGTTCGGACAGGATGGTGGTGGAAGTCTGGCTGGAAAAGAATCAAACCGGCTGACCCGAACTTCCGCAACGGACAAATGGAAGCTCGATGGACTTGATGATGCAGCCGAAGAAGTCAACGAAGACGAAGTCCGCAAGCTCGTCCAAGCGCTCGACGATCTGAAGATCGTTGGCGTGCGTCCCAAAAATGAAAAGTTGAAGAAGCGACTGCAGGACGATCAGGGGCTGGCACTGGACGACCGCACGCGGCGAGAGATGGAAGAGATTGGGTTCTTCTTCGTCCGTATGCCCGACCGGAAAGGGATGGCAATGATCTCTCAGGAAGGAGATCTGGCTGCCGTCACCGAACAGGGGGTCGCTTACGAGTTGCACTTCGGTTCCGTCTTTTCCGGGACTGAAGAAGAAGTTGAAGCCGGATTTATCAACAAGGGTGAAGAGAAGTCCGACGCAGACGGGAAAGAGGCTGAGAACAAAGAGAAGAAAGACGAAGCCGACGCCAAAACGGACGCTCGCAAGATCAAGAGTCGCTATCTCTTCGCACAGGCCCAGTTCGATCCATCGGCTCTCGGCCCAAAACCTGAAGCACCCGAAAAGCCCGCAGCCCCTGCCGAACCAGCAGCTGCAAACGAAGAAACGCCTGCCGACGCCGCTGCAGCAGAGAACGTCGGCGAAAAGCCCGATCCCAAGAAGGTACACGAAGAGGCCTTGGCCAAGTACGACATCGATCTCAAGAAATACGAAGCGGACCTCAAATCGTATGAAGAGAAAGTCAAAACCGGCGAAAAGCTGGTTAAAGACCTGAACCGGCGGTTTGCCGACTGGTACTATGTCATCTCGGGCGACAGCTTCGAAAACCTGCGACAGGGTCGCAAAACGCTGGTGAAGCCAAAGTCGACTCCGGAAAATGCAGCAGGTCAGTCGTCGCCGGCCGGAAACGTCGACCCTCAAGACGCTCCTGATTCCCAGGATGCATCGGCGAACTGA
- a CDS encoding Gldg family protein, producing the protein MRSHVVLAVFKRNFWSYFSGVIGYLFIVVFVFLGAFAAFQEKFFANNVASLDQLNEWFPQLLLFIIPAITMGIWSEERKLGTEELLFTLPVSNLEVLFGKYLAVVAVYTVALGFSLTNVLILNWIGSPDPGVIMTTYLGYWLAGCALLAAGMVASQLTSNATVAFVLGSALCAIPVFAERLSFVLKSVVPEGVFEGLSLSSQLKPFGIGLIPSQGLFYFVALAGLMLYINYVLIGYRHWNNGAAGTNMGPQYLVRSVSLLLILFGLGVVLSQKGFRSDWTAEKLYSFSSTTSQVVKDLKSDRPVSIQAFVSRTPPRDYVSVKSTLLGLLGQYGQSSPNVTVRIVEVDPASEQAEEAKQYGIEFRDVQFEREGRMLVEKVAMGAVINSGANEVVIPHFGKGTPIEYELTRSIQVAANEKRKTIGILESDAKLTGGFDMQTFRQSPEWRIVAELKKSYNVESVPASAPIHDSKFDVLISVLPSSLGANELENLVNYVKTGKPVLILDDPLPATNPSLAPRQPKPKAGGNPMMSMGMPNEQKAFGGKATSLVDLLGIEWVYDQIVWDNTSLYLHPEYEKLLREEIISISPQSGNSKAFNPDSPITNRLQEVMLFFSGSIKERELRSGQEKTLEFTPLLLTGRNSGLLDWDDLVKSSMFGMNIDSNPRRITDEVAHIVAAEIVSTKDAKENKINVIYVADTDLVSDFFFHLRETKQFNLDLDNVTFVLNAVDKLADDTAMIDLRNRRPKVRTLTAIERQTKAFNAAANEERKLASDEAKKALKDAKDRLAEKVEKIKNNESLDEDSKMQQLMMAQQEEARRLEVEEANINQAKEKKIDESKTKMDRLTREVESSYYTRSLLASPIPAIMLGLIVWLIRKNNEQRDIAPARRIGGRG; encoded by the coding sequence ATGCGTTCGCATGTTGTCCTTGCGGTCTTCAAACGCAACTTCTGGAGTTATTTCTCAGGAGTTATCGGATACCTCTTCATCGTGGTGTTCGTCTTTCTGGGTGCGTTTGCAGCCTTCCAGGAAAAGTTTTTCGCGAATAATGTTGCCAGTCTCGATCAATTGAACGAGTGGTTTCCTCAACTGCTGTTGTTCATTATTCCCGCCATCACGATGGGGATCTGGTCCGAAGAACGAAAGCTGGGGACCGAAGAGTTGCTCTTCACACTTCCGGTCTCGAACCTGGAGGTTCTCTTCGGGAAATATCTGGCAGTCGTCGCGGTCTACACCGTGGCTCTCGGATTCTCACTGACAAACGTCCTGATCTTGAACTGGATCGGCTCCCCGGACCCCGGTGTCATCATGACCACCTACTTGGGATACTGGCTGGCGGGTTGTGCCCTGCTCGCAGCAGGGATGGTCGCATCACAGCTCACCAGCAATGCCACCGTCGCCTTCGTGCTGGGCTCAGCCTTGTGCGCAATTCCCGTCTTTGCCGAACGTCTTTCCTTCGTCCTGAAGTCAGTCGTCCCGGAAGGGGTCTTTGAAGGCCTCAGTCTGTCATCCCAGTTGAAGCCATTCGGGATCGGACTTATCCCTTCACAAGGGCTCTTCTACTTTGTGGCTCTGGCCGGGTTGATGCTGTACATCAATTATGTCCTGATCGGATATCGCCACTGGAACAATGGCGCTGCAGGCACGAATATGGGTCCCCAGTACCTTGTTCGTTCCGTCTCGCTGTTGCTCATCCTGTTCGGTCTGGGTGTCGTCCTTTCACAGAAGGGTTTCCGATCCGACTGGACTGCTGAAAAGCTTTACTCGTTCAGCAGTACGACCAGCCAGGTTGTGAAGGACCTCAAGAGCGATCGACCTGTTTCGATTCAGGCCTTCGTCAGTCGTACTCCTCCCCGTGACTATGTCTCGGTCAAGAGCACGCTGCTTGGCCTGCTCGGTCAGTACGGACAAAGTTCGCCGAATGTCACTGTTCGCATCGTCGAAGTCGATCCTGCCAGCGAGCAGGCAGAAGAAGCCAAACAATACGGCATCGAATTCCGCGATGTTCAGTTCGAGCGTGAAGGTCGAATGCTTGTTGAAAAAGTTGCGATGGGTGCTGTCATCAATAGTGGTGCCAACGAAGTCGTGATTCCTCACTTCGGCAAGGGAACCCCGATCGAATACGAACTGACCCGTTCGATCCAGGTCGCCGCCAACGAGAAGCGAAAGACAATCGGGATTCTCGAAAGTGATGCCAAGCTGACGGGGGGCTTCGACATGCAAACGTTCCGGCAGTCACCCGAGTGGCGGATCGTCGCAGAACTGAAGAAGTCCTATAACGTTGAAAGTGTTCCCGCCTCGGCCCCGATTCACGATTCCAAGTTCGATGTGTTGATCTCGGTACTCCCCAGTTCTCTGGGAGCCAATGAGTTGGAAAACCTGGTCAACTACGTGAAGACAGGGAAACCCGTCCTGATTCTGGATGACCCGCTTCCCGCCACAAACCCCTCGCTTGCACCACGGCAACCGAAGCCAAAAGCAGGTGGCAACCCGATGATGAGCATGGGAATGCCAAACGAGCAAAAGGCTTTCGGCGGAAAGGCCACTTCACTCGTCGACCTGCTCGGGATCGAATGGGTCTATGACCAGATTGTCTGGGACAACACATCACTGTACCTGCATCCCGAATACGAAAAGCTGCTCCGCGAAGAAATCATTTCGATCAGTCCGCAAAGTGGCAATTCGAAGGCGTTCAACCCTGACAGCCCGATCACGAATCGCCTGCAGGAAGTGATGCTGTTCTTCTCAGGCTCGATCAAGGAACGTGAACTCCGTTCCGGGCAGGAAAAGACTCTGGAGTTCACTCCACTGCTGCTCACCGGTCGAAACTCCGGTTTGCTGGACTGGGACGATCTGGTGAAGAGCAGCATGTTCGGGATGAACATCGATTCCAACCCGCGCCGCATCACAGACGAGGTTGCTCACATCGTCGCGGCAGAGATTGTTTCCACTAAGGATGCCAAGGAGAACAAAATCAACGTGATCTACGTTGCAGATACCGATCTGGTCTCTGACTTCTTCTTCCATCTGCGTGAAACGAAACAGTTCAACCTCGATCTGGACAACGTCACGTTCGTCCTGAATGCAGTGGACAAGCTGGCCGACGACACCGCGATGATCGACCTGCGAAATCGACGGCCGAAAGTCCGTACGCTGACCGCGATCGAACGTCAGACAAAAGCGTTCAATGCAGCGGCGAACGAAGAGCGTAAACTGGCTTCCGATGAAGCCAAGAAAGCACTCAAGGACGCAAAGGATCGTCTGGCAGAGAAAGTCGAAAAGATCAAAAACAATGAATCGCTCGACGAAGACAGCAAGATGCAGCAGCTGATGATGGCTCAACAGGAAGAGGCACGGCGCCTGGAAGTGGAAGAGGCAAACATCAATCAGGCCAAAGAAAAGAAGATTGATGAGAGCAAGACCAAAATGGACCGGCTGACTCGAGAAGTCGAAAGCAGCTACTACACCCGGTCACTGCTGGCCTCACCCATTCCCGCCATCATGCTGGGACTCATCGTCTGGCTGATCCGCAAGAACAATGAACAACGCGATATCGCCCCTGCTCGCCGAATTGGCGGACGTGGCTAA
- a CDS encoding ABC transporter ATP-binding protein: MSKPDGAMIEAIGLSKYYGPFAATQDVSFSVPRGQVAAFLGPNGAGKSTTMKLLTGFLAPSEGTAKIGGLDMSVDRIKAAELLGYLPENGPLYLEMTPSSILRFLGEARGLSGGRLSERLDFVAQKCSLKGVWGKPISKLSKGFRQRVGMAQALLHDPQVLILDEPTSGLDPNQTHDVRELILSLAKTKTILLSTHILTEVKAVCNRVILINDGRIVLDGSIDELERGGHSMDQRFRQLTGAAK; encoded by the coding sequence ATGAGTAAACCGGATGGCGCAATGATCGAGGCGATTGGCCTCAGCAAGTACTACGGGCCTTTTGCCGCGACACAGGATGTCTCTTTCTCAGTTCCCCGCGGTCAGGTGGCCGCATTCCTGGGCCCCAACGGTGCGGGAAAATCAACAACGATGAAGTTGTTGACCGGGTTTCTGGCCCCGAGTGAAGGGACGGCGAAAATCGGTGGACTGGATATGTCCGTCGACCGGATCAAGGCGGCCGAGTTACTTGGTTATCTACCTGAGAACGGTCCGCTCTATCTGGAAATGACCCCCTCTTCCATCCTGCGTTTCCTGGGCGAAGCACGCGGATTGTCTGGAGGAAGGCTCAGCGAGCGATTGGACTTTGTCGCTCAGAAGTGTTCATTGAAGGGTGTCTGGGGCAAACCCATCAGCAAGTTGTCGAAGGGCTTCCGGCAGCGCGTCGGTATGGCCCAGGCCCTGCTGCATGACCCCCAGGTGCTGATTCTGGATGAGCCGACAAGCGGCCTTGATCCGAACCAGACACACGATGTGCGCGAACTGATTCTCAGTCTTGCCAAAACGAAAACAATCCTGCTTTCGACGCACATTCTGACGGAAGTCAAAGCCGTCTGTAATCGAGTGATCCTGATCAATGACGGTCGAATCGTACTCGATGGTTCTATTGATGAGTTGGAACGGGGCGGCCACAGCATGGACCAGCGGTTCCGACAGTTGACGGGCGCCGCGAAGTAA
- the pyk gene encoding pyruvate kinase has protein sequence MDLWQRKYAEGPLVKTKIVATIGPASASYEKLTELVLAGVDVFRLNFAHGTYEWFDQVVTWIRQVSTELNQPIAILADLAGPKIRLGELPPDGLRCRHGARIEFVHQVEPGRLDQLTCTYEQLIDDLRVNDRVLLADGSVSLRVVETHPKLGKVVCEVVQPGLIRSRQGVNLPGAILSTPSVTAKDRADLQWILDHGLDYVGLSFVRNSEDIRLLKQIISEHPTTTRPWIVAKIEKPEAIADLEQIIIETDAVMVARGDLGVEADVFRVPALQKQIIRMCNEHRTPVITATQMLDSMQKSELPTRAEASDVFNAVLDGTDAVMLSGETAAGDYPVEAVAMMSRIAREAERMLEPRISLSDSRSTHRTRATAITEAVTHGAGTAAEHLNADLIVAATRGGKTAMSISKQRPRIPILGLTDRPEVARRLCLFWGVTPVETSAVSLPPREQIAFVEQLGRARKMLDSGRKLVLIGSSDWKLEWHDMMLVHVVP, from the coding sequence ATGGATCTCTGGCAACGAAAATACGCAGAAGGACCACTGGTAAAGACCAAGATCGTGGCCACAATCGGGCCTGCATCTGCGTCGTACGAAAAACTGACAGAACTGGTCCTCGCGGGTGTGGATGTCTTCCGGCTCAACTTTGCCCATGGAACCTATGAGTGGTTCGATCAGGTCGTCACCTGGATCCGTCAGGTCTCGACCGAGCTCAACCAACCGATTGCCATCCTTGCAGACCTCGCCGGCCCCAAGATCCGACTCGGCGAACTCCCCCCCGACGGACTGCGCTGCCGCCACGGAGCGAGAATCGAATTCGTCCATCAGGTCGAGCCAGGGCGTCTGGATCAACTGACGTGCACGTACGAGCAATTGATCGATGACTTGCGAGTCAACGATCGGGTACTGCTCGCGGACGGCTCGGTGTCACTACGCGTCGTGGAGACTCACCCCAAACTGGGCAAAGTCGTCTGCGAGGTCGTTCAGCCTGGACTGATCCGCAGTCGCCAGGGAGTCAATCTTCCCGGAGCGATCCTGAGCACCCCCAGCGTCACCGCGAAAGATCGGGCGGACCTGCAATGGATTCTTGACCATGGCCTGGACTATGTCGGACTGAGCTTCGTTCGCAACTCCGAAGACATTCGCCTGCTGAAGCAGATCATCTCGGAACACCCGACAACCACGCGTCCCTGGATCGTCGCCAAGATCGAAAAACCCGAAGCCATCGCAGATCTCGAGCAGATCATCATTGAAACAGACGCTGTCATGGTGGCTCGCGGTGACCTGGGGGTCGAGGCTGATGTCTTCCGTGTCCCGGCGCTTCAGAAGCAGATCATCCGGATGTGCAATGAGCATCGCACCCCGGTCATTACTGCCACTCAAATGCTCGATTCGATGCAGAAAAGTGAACTGCCGACACGTGCGGAAGCAAGCGACGTCTTCAACGCCGTGCTCGACGGAACAGACGCCGTCATGTTGTCGGGTGAGACCGCCGCAGGCGATTATCCGGTCGAAGCGGTCGCGATGATGAGCCGGATCGCGCGCGAGGCCGAGCGGATGCTCGAACCGCGCATCAGCCTCAGCGACTCACGCAGCACACACCGCACCCGGGCCACGGCCATCACGGAAGCGGTGACCCACGGAGCGGGAACAGCCGCTGAACATTTGAATGCAGATTTGATCGTTGCAGCAACACGCGGGGGGAAGACGGCGATGTCGATCTCCAAACAGCGTCCCCGCATTCCGATCCTGGGCCTGACCGACCGACCCGAAGTCGCCCGGCGACTCTGCCTGTTCTGGGGTGTCACACCGGTAGAAACTTCTGCGGTTTCGTTGCCACCCCGGGAACAGATCGCCTTCGTCGAACAGCTCGGACGTGCTCGAAAAATGCTGGATTCAGGCCGAAAACTCGTCCTGATCGGAAGCTCTGACTGGAAGCTCGAATGGCACGACATGATGCTCGTCCACGTGGTTCCTTAG